In the Hordeum vulgare subsp. vulgare chromosome 7H, MorexV3_pseudomolecules_assembly, whole genome shotgun sequence genome, one interval contains:
- the LOC123409308 gene encoding tRNA dimethylallyltransferase 9, producing MCCEMRPGFGFGFGSARRGIWRTWPALCSRNQQRFASSLDVMAATMPAPNQARKRSKVIVISGPTGAGKSRLALEVARRLGGEIISADSVQVYRSLDVGSAKPSASEMSMVPHHLIDIMHACEDYSAGMFFSDARRATQDVLGRGAVPVVAGGTGLYLRWFIYGKPNVPQSSSDIISSVWSELAGFRESGRWEEAVELLLKAGDSEARDLDTNNWARLSRRLEIIRSSGSPASAFTLPYSSFQKQQDTKLTDSPSDDATCETKELDYDFLCFFLACPRVELYRSIDLRCEEMLVDTGGLLSEASWLLDIGLQPNMNSATRAIGYRQTMEYLLHCRQNGGSSSPEEFLEFLTKFQQTSRNFSRRQMTWFRNEKIYQWVDASQPFEEIVQFICDAYNGSDALVLPESLEMKRESCLHTSKDLKTYRSENRVFLGHEDCRHILDWIRRTQGK from the coding sequence ATGTGCTGTGAAATGAGGCCGGGGTTTGGGTTTGGGTTCGGGTCCGCGCGGCGCGGCATCTGGAGGACCTGGCCCGCCCTCTGCTCACGGAACCAGCAGCGCTTCGCGTCGTCTCTTGACGTCATGGCTGCCACAATGCCGGCACCAAACCAAGCAAGGAAGAGGAGCAAGGTCATCGTGATATCAGGACCCACCGGCGCTGGGAAGAGCAGGCTCGCCTTGGAGGTGGCCAGGAGGCTCGGGGGAGAGATCATCAGTGCCGACTCAGTCCAGGTGTACCGCAGCCTCGACGTCGGTTCCGCCAAGCCGTCTGCTTCGGAGATGAGCATGGTGCCGCACCACCTGATCGACATCATGCACGCGTGCGAGGACTACTCGGCTGGGATGTTCTTCAGTGACGCGCGAAGGGCGACTCAAGATGTTCTTGGCAGGGGCGCTGTGCCAGTTGTCGCAGGAGGGACTGGGCTGTACCTGCGGTGGTTTATCTACGGCAAGCCAAATGTTCCACAATCGTCCTCCGACATCATATCGAGTGTGTGGTCTGAGCTTGCTGGCTTTCGTGAGAGCGGTCGGTGGGAAGAAGCGGTGGAGCTCCTGCTCAAGGCCGGGGACTCTGAAGCTCGGGACTTAGATACGAATAACTGGGCCAGGTTAAGCAGAAGGCTCGAGATCATCAGGTCATCAGGTTCCCCTGCATCTGCCTTCACCTTACCATACAGCTCATTCCAGAAGCAGCAAGACACCAAGCTAACTGATTCCCCAAGCGATGATGCAACCTGTGAAACGAAGGAACTGGATTATGACTTCCTATGTTTTTTCCTCGCATGTCCACGGGTTGAACTCTACAGATCAATTGATTTGAGGTGTGAGGAAATGCTGGTTGACACAGGAGGCCTTCTTTCAGAAGCCTCATGGCTTCTTGAtatcgggctgcagccaaataTGAACTCCGCGACCCGTGCTATTGGTTACAGGCAAACCATGGAGTACCTGCTGCATTGCAGACAAAACGGAGGCAGTAGCTCCCCAGAGGAGTTCTTGGAGTTCCTAACCAAGTTTCAGCAGACTTCTAGGAACTTCTCAAGGAGGCAAATGACCTGGTTCCGCAACGAGAAGATTTACCAGTGGGTTGACGCGTCACAGCCTTTTGAAGAAATAGTGCAATTCATCTGTGATGCTTACAATGGCTCTGATGCATTGGTGCTGCCTGAATCTCTTGAAATGAAAAGGGAAAGCTGCCTGCACACGAGCAAGGATCTCAAAACCTATCGTTCAGAGAACAGGGTGTTCCTTGGGCATGAAGACTGTCGACACATTTTGGATTGGATTAGGAGGACGCAGGGGAAGTGA